Proteins encoded together in one Coregonus clupeaformis isolate EN_2021a unplaced genomic scaffold, ASM2061545v1 scaf0039, whole genome shotgun sequence window:
- the LOC121556264 gene encoding uncharacterized protein LOC121556264, with protein sequence MDVFKYPVFFECQTLDASQRKKIKKYFEIRRKSGGGDCGPVESVGDNVYKIAFIYQTVQERVLQKPNHVLEMPGGPLSLTLRGSLEPPPTTTSPVSSQESHSLPVETSSPGGGEHVLHRLSTGKREKFNTTCRLGKAELRLLGEVMEKDLVQERVLQKPNHVLEMPGGPLSLTLRDSLEPPPTTTSPVSSQENNHSLPVETSSPGGGEHVLHRLSTGKQEKISITCHLGQAELRLLGEVIEKDLGEVVPGVRLTRLDSAQLVLQGYANEVRTARQLVTDKMSLVLERVVPEVSLNLLSFLREEYGRPGALGNLLGLEGQVEVELGDTELCLFALSSGKLDQAEKDLLGEFGEEKIDLPNSAAIPAELRSKLEKKVKEMNQSRCRVVARYGPGCRVQLLGHLKQVQELREEIGAFLIDRSSPPAGAAVVVRQGDITKERVDALVNAANEDLDHAGGVAAALSWAGGPEVQWASRDLVRQIGRIPTGTVVETTGGNLPCKILLHAVGPVGGSVGGNERPLLEKTVKTALDLAETMELQTLAMPCISSGIFGVPLKVCSEAIVSAVRDFGREQHILTKVTLIDVSGEAVKAMQEACDRLFQGKREFSGWEGESSTTTTTTTHAPQRDTTSASTRGAAAPEVCVQLEIIQGTIEKQQVDALVSPMVGSDPLSSRVGNVLSKAAGPGLMKAFLRESRGQTAPGDNVLVEGMSGLSSGCVFFLSCALWDNNPQGPAVQALRQGVRKILTSCEKRGLRSIAFPVVGTGVVLQFPHNLAAQVLLEEIRRYEQNRASRSPFLVRIVVHPTDRDSTKAFQTAQNALHLRGFVLGARPEQDIRIVLLGKTGGGKSSAGNTIFGQDDVFLVDSSSTSATQICEAQTKNIKGRNITLIDTPGFFDTDIPKEELKPKIVKCITECAPGPHAFLIVLKVERYTVHEKEAVAKIEKYFSPEAFKYATVLFTHGEQLNGLTIEKFVQQNYELNKLVEKCGGRCHVIDNKYWNTNQQGQHSNQYQVAELLNTIEKMVRENGGGCYTNEMLQEAERLIQAEMESLRKELKGQMSEEEMRKQAKERARKKLLIKLSGIVTGAVVGALLGVSMLIMLPLTLATQPLLNLVKSQIAASMTGPAVVAEVAGPALAAETGATMGVGSGIGIGAGIGIAVGVVAGTAATAGAVIGGIVGATAAEEAETVQEAAEKAASAVYNEAKGLYEKAENLLIGYSKSK encoded by the exons ATGGACGTTTTCAAATACCCAGTTTTTTTCGAGTGCCAGACTCTGGACGCATCTCAGAGAAAGAAGATAAAAAAGTACTTTGAAATTCGCCGTAAATCCGGTGGCGGAGATTGTGGACCAGTAGAATCAGTTGGTGACAACGTTTACAAGATCGCATTTATTTACCAGACAG TACAGGAGAGGGTACTTCAGAAACCTAATCATGTGTTGGAGATGCCTGGGggacctctctccctcactctgagAGGCAGCCTGGAGCCTCCACCCACAACAACCTCTCCAGTCAGCAGTCAGGAG AGTCACTCCCTCCCGGTCGAGACATCTTCACCTGGTGGTGGAGAACATGTACTTCATCGTCTGAGCACAGGGAAGCGGGAGAAGTTCAACACCACCTGTCGTTTGGGAAAGGCCGAGCTCCGTCTTCTAGGGGAAGTGATGGAGAAGGATCTAG TACAGGAGAGGGTACTTCAGAAACCTAATCATGTGTTGGAGATGCCTGGAggacctctctccctcactctgagAGACAGCCTGGAGCCTCCACCCACAACAACCTCTCCAGTCAGCAGTCAGGAG AATAACCACTCCCTCCCGGTCGAGACATCTTCACCTGGTGGTGGAGAACATGTACTCCATCGTCTGAGCACAGGGAAGCAGGAGAAGATCAGCATCACCTGTCATCTGGGACAGGCCGAGCTCCGTCTTCTAGGCGAAGTGATAGAGAAGGATCTAGGTGAGGTTGTTCCAGGGGTGAGGTTGACACGCCTTGACTCAGCTCAGCTGGTGCTGCAGGGCTACGCAAATGAAGTCCGGACAGCCAGACAGTTGGTTACAGATAAAATGTCTCTGGTGCTAGAAAGGGTAGTGCCTGAGGTTTCCCTCAACCTCCTGTCCTTCCTGAGGGAGGAGTATGGGAGGCCTGGGGCCCTGGGCAACCTTCTGGGGTTGGAAGGCCAGGTGGAGGTAGAGCTGGGGGACACAGAGCTCTGTCTGTTCGCCCTCTCCTCTGGGAAACTGGACCAGGCTGAGAAGGATCTGTTGGGGGAGTTTGGGGAGGAGAAGATCGACTTGCCCAACAGTGCTGCCATCCCGGCTGAACTGAGGTCCAAGCTTGAGAAGAAGGTGAAGGAGATGAACCAGAGCAGGTGCAGGGTGGTGGCCAGGTACGGTCCTGGGTGTAGAGTGCAGCTGCTGGGCCACCTGAAGCAGGTTcaggagctgagggaggagatCGGGGCCTTTCTCATAGACCGGTCCAGT CCTCCGGCTGGGGCTGCAGTAGTGGTGCGTCAAGGTGACATCACCAAGGAACGGGTGGACGCGCTGGTGAATGCAGCCAATGAGGACCTGGATCATGCTGGGGGCGTGGCTGCAGCTCTGAGCTGGGCGGGGGGGCCTGAGGTACAGTGGGCCAGCAGAGATCTGGTTAGGCAGATAGGGAGAATACCCACAGGTACAGTGGTAGAGACTACAGGAGGGAATCTGCCTTGTAAGATTCTGCTGCATGCAGTGGGACCAGTAGGTGGCAGCGTAGGTGGGAATGAGCGCCCTCTGTTGGAGAAGACAGTAAAGACAGCCCTGGATCTGGCAGAGACCATGGAGCTCCAGACCCTGGCCATGCCCTGCATCAGCTCGGGGATATTCGGCGTTCCTCTGAAGGTGTGCTCTGAGGCCATAGTCTCTGCAGTGAGGGACTTTGGGAGGGAACAGCACATCCTTACCAAGGTCACTCTGATTGATGTGAGTGGAGAGGCAGTGAAAGCCATGCAGGAGGCCTGTGATAGGCTGTTTCAGGGGAAGAGGGAGTTTTCTGGTTGGGAGGGAGAGTCcagcaccaccaccactaccactacacatGCTCCTCAGAGAGACACCACTTCTGCCTCCACCAGGGGAGCAGCGGCTCCAGAGGTCTGTGTCCAGCTGGAGATCATCCAGGGAACCATAGAGAAGcagcag gTGGATGCCCTGGTGTCCCCCATGGTTGGTAGTGACCCTCTCTCCTCCCGTGTTGGTAATGTCTTGTCGAAGGCAGCTGGACCGGGGCTGATGAAAGCGTTTCTGAGGGAATCAAGGGGACAGACTGCACCTGGTGACAACGTCCTGGTGGAGGGAATGTCTGGTCTCAGCTCTGGCTGTGTCTTCTTCCTCAGCTGTGCACTATGGGACAACAACCCCCAAGGACCAGCAGTACAG GCTCTGAGGCAGGGTGTGAGGAAAATCCTGACCTCTTGTGAGAAACGGGGCCTCCGTTCCATTGCCTTCCCTGTAGTTGGAACTGGTGTGGTTCTCCAGTTCCCTCACAACCTGGCAGCGCAGGTTCTGCTAGAAGAGATCCGTAGGTATGAACAGAATCGAGCAAGCAGAAGCCCTTTCCTTGTCCGCATTGTCGTCCATCCAACTGACAGAGATTCTACCAAG GCTTTTCAGACTGCCCAGAATGCTTTGCATCTCAGAGGGTTCGTATTGGGTGCTCGACCAGAGCAAG ACATCAGGATTGTGCTGCTGGGGAAAACCGGAGGAGGTAAAAGCAGTGCTGGAAACACCATCTTCGGACAAGATGATGTGTTTCTCGTAGACAGTTCCTCCACCTCCGCAACACAAATATGTGAAGCGCAGACCAAGAACATCAAAGGAAGAAACATCACCCTGATTGACACACCTGGATTCTTTGACACTGACATCCCTAAAGAGGAGCTGAAACCTAAAATAGTCAAATGTATAACAGAGTGTGCTCCGGGGCCGCATGCCTTTCTCATTGTACTGAAAGTGGAACGGTATACAGTTCACGAAAAAGAAGCTGTAGCGAAAATCGAGAAATATTTTTCACCAGAGGCCTTCAAATATGCCACAGTCCTCTTCACTCATGGTGAACAACTCAATGGTTTGACCATTGAGAAGTTTGTCCAACAGAATTATGAACTGAACAAGCTTGTGGAGAAATGTGGAGGCCGCTGTCACGTCATCGACAACAAATACTGGAACACCAATCAGCAGGGTCAGCACAGCAACCAGTACCAAGTAGCAGAGCTACTCAACACCATAGAGAAGATGGTGAGAGAGAACGGAGGAGGATGCTACACCAACGAGATGCTCCAAGAGGCAGAGAGATTAATACAAGCAGAGATGGAGAGTCTTAGGAAGGAGTTAAAAGGCCAGATGTCAGAGGAAGAGATGAGAAAACAGGCTAAAGAAAGAGCGAGAAAGAAGCTCCTGATCAAATTATCAGGGATTGTAACAGGTGCAGTGGTAGGAGCTCTACTAGGGGTGTCAATGCTGATAATGCTACCACTCACACTCGCTACACAACCATTGCTCAATTTAGTCAAAAGTCAGATAGCAGCTTCAATGACAGGGCCAGCAGTCGTGGCGGAGGTAGCAGGACCAGCACTTGCAGCAGAGACAGGGGCGACCATGGGAGTGGGTTCAGGGATAGGCATAGGAGCAGGGATAGGCATAGCTGTAGGAGTTGTTGCTGGAACCGCCGCAACAGCAGGAGCGGTAATAGGAGGGATAGTAGGAGCTACTGCAGCAGAGGAGGCAGAGACAGTACAGGAGGCAGCAGAGAAAGCAGCTAGTGCTGTCTACAATGAAGCTAAGGGTCTTTATGAAAAAGCAGAAAACCTTTTGATAGGGTACAGTAAGTCTAAGTAG